One genomic segment of Gopherus flavomarginatus isolate rGopFla2 chromosome 11, rGopFla2.mat.asm, whole genome shotgun sequence includes these proteins:
- the LOC127031840 gene encoding olfactory receptor 2D2-like: MQSIFLLKAITEFILLGFGDFPEMQPLLFVTFLFIYTLTMSGNIVIVLVIAADHNLHTPMYFFLGNLSFLEICYTTTIVPKMLRSFLTVREVILFMGCVAQLYIFGSLAVTECLLLSVMSYDRYLAICHPLSYASVMNFKVCLQLTAGYWITGFLTPIAMMVLTFTLPFCASKEVGHFFCDFMPLLKLSCTDTHLVEFLSFTVSACVTLVPFLLTLTSYCRIILTIRRIPSTTGKQKAFSTCSSHLLVVLIFYGTIIIVYGDPVCNQSPALNKAFSLLYTVISPMFNPLIYSLRNKEVKCALRKVGSKVFTFLKKSNIP, from the coding sequence CTATCACAGAATTCATTCTTCTGGGGTTTGGAGACTTCCCTGAAATGCAGCCCTTACTCTTTGTGACATTTTTATTCATCTACACCCTAACCATGTCCGGCAACATTGTAATTGTTCTGGTGATAGCAGCTGATCACAATCTAcatacccccatgtacttcttcctaggtAACTTATCTTTCCTGGAGATCTGCTACACCACCACCATTGTCCCCAAGATGCTAAGAAGTTTCCTTACAGTGAGGGAAGTGATTTTATTCATGGGTTGTGTAGCCCAGTTGTACATTTTTGGATCTTTGGCAGTCACTGAGTGCCTCCTTTTATCAGTCATGTCCTATGATCGATATTTAGCAATATGCCATCCCTTGTCTTATGCATCGGTTATGAACTTTAAGGTTTGCCTTCAGCTAACAGCTGGTTATTGGATAACTGGCTTCCTGACTCCTATAGCAATGATGGTCTTGACTTTTACGTTGCCTTTCTGTGCTTCCAAGGAGGTTggccatttcttttgtgatttcatGCCTCTGTTAAAACTTTCCTGTACTGACACCCATTTGGTTGAATTTCTGTCTTTCACAGTGTCTGCCTGTGTGACCCTGGTCCCATTTCTACTAACCTTGACTTCCTACTGTAGGATCATTCTGACCATCCGGAGGATCCCTTCCACCACTGGGAAGcaaaaagccttctccacctgctcctcacacCTCCTGGTTGTTTTGATTTTCTATGGCACCATCATTATTGTTTATGGAGACCCTGTATGTAACCAGTCACCAGCTTTAAATAAGGCCTTCTCCCTGCTCTATACAGTCATCTCTCCCATGttcaaccccctcatctacagcctgaggaacaaggaggtcAAATGTGCCCTGCGAAAGGTTGGAAGCAAAGTGTTCACTTTTCTAAAGAAGAGCAACATCCCATAA